A single region of the Streptomyces sp. NBC_00425 genome encodes:
- the argS gene encoding arginine--tRNA ligase has translation MTSVTSLTDLVHQRLANALSATLPEAGADPLLRRSDRADFQANGILALAKKAKANPRELATQVVANVVSGEVIREIEVSGPGFLNVTVTDEAITRNLAERYADDTARLGVPHAARPGTTVIDYAQPNVAKEMHVGHLRSAVIGDAVVRILEFTGEAVVRRHHIGDWGTQFGMLIQYLDEHPHELDHKGAEVSGEEAMSNLDRLYKAARRLFDSDEEFKTRARRRVVDLQAGDPATLAAWQKFVDESKIYFFSVFEKLDMEIRDEDIVGESGYNDMLHETCRLLEESGVAVRSEGALCVFFDDIKGPDGNPVPLIVQKSDGGFGYAATDLSAIRDRVFQLKADTLLYVVDARQSLHFRMVFETARRAGWLGDDVKAHQLAFGTVLGKDGKPFKTREGETVRLVDLLDEAVDRATAVVGEKREKVGLTDEEVVENGRFVGIGAVKYADLSTSAVRDYKFDLDQMVSLNGDTSVYLQYAYARIQSILRRAGDARPAARPELALAPAERALGLHLDRFGETVAEVAAAYEPHKLAAYLYQLASLLTTFYDQCHVLSPDNAPEVVENRLFLVDLTARTLHRGMALLGIRTPERL, from the coding sequence ATGACCTCGGTCACGTCGCTCACCGATCTCGTCCATCAGCGCCTCGCGAACGCCCTCTCGGCCACCCTGCCGGAGGCCGGTGCGGACCCGCTGCTGCGACGAAGCGACCGGGCCGATTTCCAGGCCAACGGCATTCTGGCGCTGGCCAAGAAGGCGAAGGCGAACCCGCGGGAGCTGGCGACGCAGGTCGTGGCGAACGTGGTGTCGGGTGAGGTGATCCGGGAGATCGAGGTCTCGGGCCCCGGCTTCCTCAACGTCACGGTCACCGACGAGGCGATCACGCGGAACCTGGCGGAGCGCTACGCCGACGACACGGCCCGCCTCGGCGTGCCGCACGCGGCGCGGCCCGGCACGACGGTCATCGACTACGCCCAGCCCAACGTGGCGAAGGAGATGCACGTCGGTCACCTGCGCTCCGCGGTGATCGGCGACGCGGTGGTCCGGATCCTGGAGTTCACGGGCGAGGCGGTCGTGCGCCGGCACCACATCGGCGACTGGGGGACCCAGTTCGGCATGCTCATCCAGTACCTGGACGAGCATCCGCACGAGCTGGACCACAAGGGCGCCGAGGTCAGCGGCGAGGAGGCGATGTCGAACCTCGACCGTCTCTACAAGGCGGCCCGCCGGCTCTTCGACTCGGACGAGGAGTTCAAGACCCGTGCCCGTCGCCGGGTCGTGGACCTCCAGGCGGGCGACCCGGCAACCCTCGCGGCCTGGCAGAAGTTCGTCGACGAGTCCAAGATCTACTTCTTCTCCGTCTTCGAGAAGCTGGACATGGAGATCCGGGACGAGGACATCGTCGGCGAGTCGGGCTACAACGACATGCTGCACGAGACCTGCCGTCTGCTGGAGGAGTCCGGGGTCGCGGTCCGCTCGGAGGGCGCGCTGTGCGTGTTCTTCGACGACATCAAGGGCCCGGACGGCAATCCGGTGCCGCTGATCGTCCAGAAGTCCGACGGCGGCTTCGGCTATGCGGCGACGGACCTGTCGGCGATCCGCGACCGGGTGTTCCAGCTGAAGGCGGACACGCTGCTGTACGTGGTGGACGCCCGTCAGTCGCTGCACTTCAGGATGGTGTTCGAGACGGCGCGCCGGGCCGGCTGGCTGGGCGACGACGTGAAGGCGCACCAGTTGGCCTTCGGCACGGTCCTGGGCAAGGACGGCAAGCCGTTCAAGACCCGTGAGGGCGAGACCGTGCGGCTGGTGGACCTGCTGGACGAGGCGGTCGACCGGGCGACGGCCGTGGTCGGCGAGAAGCGCGAGAAGGTCGGCCTGACGGACGAAGAGGTCGTGGAGAACGGCCGGTTCGTGGGCATCGGGGCCGTGAAGTACGCCGACCTGTCGACGTCGGCGGTGCGGGACTACAAGTTCGACCTGGACCAGATGGTCTCGCTGAACGGCGACACGTCCGTGTACCTCCAGTACGCGTACGCCCGTATCCAGTCGATCCTGCGCAGGGCGGGCGACGCCCGGCCCGCCGCCCGTCCGGAGCTGGCGCTCGCTCCGGCGGAGCGGGCGCTGGGTCTGCACCTGGACCGGTTCGGGGAGACGGTCGCGGAGGTCGCGGCGGCGTACGAGCCGCACAAGCTCGCCGCGTACCTGTACCAGTTGGCCTCGCTGCTCACGACGTTCTACGACCAGTGCCACGTGCTGTCGCCCGACAACGCGCCGGAGGTAGTGGAGAACCGTCTGTTCCTCGTGGACCTCACCGCCCGCACGCTGCACCGCGGGATGGCGCTGCTGGGCATCCGGACGCCCGAGCGGCTCTGA
- a CDS encoding peptidoglycan-binding domain-containing protein, which yields MRALTKTLVGFTAAVGIAAGTLAGAGAATAADTAGTSQAAVSAQAAILATQNFGLSTQQAKNVQCLLRTAPASYTGGIDGELGTNSWKAMQRWLREYWDYNDSIDGDPGPNTIRALQRMLAFGWDYNDSIDGKAGTNTKAAFKRFANDMSDLYPC from the coding sequence ATGCGAGCCCTGACCAAGACGCTCGTCGGCTTCACCGCAGCCGTCGGGATCGCGGCCGGAACCCTGGCGGGCGCCGGCGCGGCCACCGCCGCGGACACCGCCGGCACCTCACAGGCGGCCGTGAGCGCCCAGGCCGCGATCCTCGCGACGCAGAACTTCGGCCTCAGCACCCAGCAGGCCAAGAACGTGCAGTGCCTGCTGCGGACCGCCCCGGCCAGCTACACCGGCGGCATCGACGGAGAGCTCGGCACCAACAGCTGGAAGGCGATGCAGCGCTGGCTCCGCGAGTACTGGGACTACAACGACAGCATCGACGGCGACCCGGGCCCGAACACGATCCGCGCGCTGCAGCGCATGCTGGCCTTCGGGTGGGACTACAACGACAGCATCGACGGGAAAGCGGGCACGAACACCAAGGCCGCGTTCAAGCGGTTCGCCAACGACATGAGCGACCTCTACCCCTGCTGA
- a CDS encoding DUF4253 domain-containing protein, which translates to MATLPNPLPGLASDPSGRSLGLQLPPGTLIDATDEGPWHEPLLWHAQRSAASGNWAALGGSSARAGLLPVLVDLGGSRGGPQDWELTPGQMSYPGDHDAEDVLAEFWEECAADGEEWPGLADGLTLASDPDARAAQVADALAGESGSLFAAPHLALVPARRSADVPAAIGWTGPANHENDTARLCAVLRSWEDRFGIRVVGLGFDVLVLSVAAPPATPAEAAAVAAEHFAFCPDNVLQDEGDLASYAKRLVGEHAWSFWWD; encoded by the coding sequence ATGGCGACTCTTCCCAACCCGCTGCCGGGGCTCGCGTCCGATCCGAGCGGGCGCTCCCTCGGGCTGCAGCTTCCTCCGGGGACACTGATCGACGCGACCGACGAGGGCCCGTGGCACGAGCCGTTGCTGTGGCATGCGCAGCGGTCGGCCGCTTCGGGCAACTGGGCCGCGCTCGGCGGGAGTTCGGCGCGGGCCGGGCTGCTGCCGGTGCTGGTCGACCTGGGCGGCTCCCGAGGTGGCCCGCAGGACTGGGAGTTGACGCCCGGTCAGATGTCGTACCCGGGCGACCACGACGCGGAGGACGTGCTGGCGGAGTTCTGGGAGGAGTGCGCGGCCGACGGCGAGGAGTGGCCGGGCCTGGCCGACGGCCTCACCCTCGCCTCCGACCCGGACGCGCGCGCCGCGCAGGTCGCCGACGCGCTGGCCGGCGAGAGCGGTTCCCTCTTCGCGGCTCCCCACCTCGCCCTGGTCCCGGCGCGCCGCAGCGCGGACGTGCCCGCGGCGATCGGCTGGACGGGCCCGGCCAACCACGAGAACGACACGGCTCGGCTGTGCGCGGTGCTGCGCTCGTGGGAGGACCGCTTCGGCATACGGGTCGTCGGGCTCGGCTTCGACGTGCTCGTGCTCTCCGTGGCCGCACCGCCCGCCACGCCCGCGGAGGCGGCGGCGGTGGCCGCCGAGCACTTCGCGTTCTGCCCGGACAACGTCCTGCAGGACGAGGGAGACCTGGCGTCCTACGCGAAACGGCTCGTCGGCGAGCACGCCTGGTCCTTCTGGTGGGACTGA